A section of the Thermotoga caldifontis AZM44c09 genome encodes:
- a CDS encoding ABC transporter permease, translating into MSNFALNFADPAFWYSVLRVSTPLLFAVMAALVSSVAGSINIGIEGMMLMAAFWGNVIGAFAKNPWVGLLAGVASAVAMALLLAFSHLKLRVNLVIAGVALNLFASGFTVFMLFALTGEKGTSASLGAQPIPRLDIPLLRNVPFLGKVLNNHNALTYIALISVFVVDYLIRKTPLGMRMRAVGENPDAATSVGVSVLRIRYLSLVLSGLFAGLAGVFLSMGYVSWFARDMTNGRGFIALAAQALGGKSAILGALGALLFGIAEATGFTLQSLRIPSEITNMIPFILTLIVLVIYARTRVKSHSRIQEI; encoded by the coding sequence ATGAGTAATTTTGCCCTCAACTTCGCCGATCCCGCGTTCTGGTACAGCGTTCTCAGAGTTTCAACTCCTTTGCTCTTCGCGGTCATGGCTGCGCTGGTCAGTTCTGTGGCCGGTTCAATAAACATAGGCATCGAAGGCATGATGCTCATGGCAGCCTTCTGGGGCAACGTGATCGGAGCGTTCGCGAAGAATCCCTGGGTGGGTTTGCTCGCCGGAGTTGCGAGTGCCGTGGCGATGGCATTGTTGCTGGCGTTCTCTCATCTGAAACTCAGGGTGAATCTGGTGATCGCGGGAGTCGCGTTGAACCTGTTCGCCTCGGGTTTCACCGTGTTCATGCTCTTTGCACTAACAGGGGAGAAAGGTACTTCTGCGTCCCTGGGCGCTCAGCCCATCCCGAGGCTCGACATACCCCTTCTGAGAAACGTACCTTTTTTGGGAAAGGTTCTGAACAATCATAACGCGCTGACTTACATCGCTCTGATCTCGGTCTTCGTTGTGGATTATCTGATCAGAAAAACCCCCCTGGGCATGCGCATGAGGGCGGTGGGTGAAAATCCCGATGCGGCAACGTCCGTAGGAGTCTCCGTGTTGCGCATAAGATACCTTTCTCTCGTTCTCAGCGGTCTGTTCGCGGGCCTGGCTGGGGTTTTCCTGTCGATGGGTTACGTATCGTGGTTCGCGAGGGATATGACCAATGGAAGGGGTTTCATAGCCCTCGCGGCTCAGGCTCTGGGAGGTAAATCTGCGATCCTCGGCGCGCTCGGAGCACTGCTTTTCGGAATCGCTGAAGCCACAGGCTTCACCCTGCAATCGCTCAGGATACCATCCGAGATCACGAACATGATTCCGTTCATTCTGACTCTGATCGTGCTGGTCATCTACGCCAGAACACGTGTCAAATCCCACTCGAGGATACAGGAGATATGA
- a CDS encoding galactokinase — MRVKAPGRVNIIGEHTDYNDGFVLPFAIDRYVEVEVRASKDFSLTSKLFGQTIKVEKNEKRGDWTDYVMGVVWALEEAGYKVEPFEMTIDSTLPTGAGLSSSAALEVASAVAIMKLMNHSIDPRELVQICVRAEREFVGVRCGIMDQFTAVFAKKDHAILLDTMTMNYEYVPLNLNNCEFVLIDSNVKHELSSSEYNRRRMECETILKKLNKRSFREISEKDISVLEPTLRKRAKHVLGENQRVLKMVEALRKNNLFLAGCFLYESHASLRDLYEVSCDEIDFIVGFLKGRTGVLGARIVGGGFGGSVLALVRKNISQLNFEELDREYRKLYGRSIRVLHVNSDDGVLFSQLISPVSSSGI; from the coding sequence GTGAGGGTGAAGGCACCGGGGCGTGTGAACATCATAGGAGAACACACCGATTACAACGATGGGTTCGTGCTCCCGTTCGCGATCGACAGGTACGTCGAGGTTGAAGTGAGAGCTTCGAAAGATTTTTCACTCACTTCGAAGCTGTTTGGACAAACCATAAAAGTCGAAAAGAACGAAAAGCGTGGAGACTGGACGGATTACGTCATGGGAGTCGTGTGGGCACTGGAGGAAGCCGGATACAAGGTTGAACCGTTCGAGATGACGATAGACTCAACCTTACCCACGGGAGCGGGCCTTTCCAGTTCTGCCGCGCTGGAAGTCGCCAGTGCGGTTGCGATAATGAAGCTGATGAATCACTCCATAGACCCAAGAGAATTGGTGCAGATCTGTGTCAGGGCGGAAAGGGAATTCGTTGGCGTCCGTTGCGGTATCATGGACCAGTTCACAGCAGTGTTCGCAAAGAAAGATCACGCGATTCTGCTCGACACGATGACGATGAATTACGAGTACGTGCCGCTGAACTTGAACAACTGCGAATTCGTTCTCATCGATTCGAATGTGAAACACGAACTCTCGTCGTCTGAATACAACAGAAGAAGGATGGAATGTGAAACGATCCTGAAGAAGCTCAACAAGCGCTCTTTCAGGGAAATATCTGAAAAAGACATCTCTGTACTCGAACCGACGCTGCGGAAACGTGCAAAGCATGTGCTCGGCGAGAACCAGAGAGTTCTGAAGATGGTGGAAGCGCTGCGGAAGAACAATCTCTTCCTTGCGGGATGCTTCCTCTACGAATCGCACGCGAGCCTCAGAGATCTTTACGAAGTTTCGTGCGATGAGATAGATTTCATCGTGGGCTTTTTGAAAGGCAGGACAGGCGTGCTTGGCGCCAGGATCGTGGGAGGAGGCTTTGGAGGAAGCGTGCTCGCCCTCGTGAGGAAGAACATCTCACAGTTGAACTTCGAGGAACTGGACAGAGAATACAGAAAGCTCTACGGCAGGAGCATCAGAGTTCTACATGTGAACAGCGACGACGGGGTTCTGTTCTCCCAGCTCATATCTCCTGTATCCTCGAGTGGGATTTGA
- a CDS encoding nucleoside hydrolase: MRVILDCDPGHDDAFAILLAAASKRIELLGVTTVVGNSYLENTTINARKVMDLFDLDVPVFPGCARPLLRDVVIAPQIHGKSGLDGATLPPPKRKIEKIHAVDFIAQTLQKYEDVVLVPTGPLTNIALFMLRYPELRSRISLIVLMGGGIAFGNVTPVAEFNIFADPEAARIVFSSGVPIVMVPLDLTHQVIATEREADALRGLGERFQIMADLLMFFKSTYKRVFNIDGAILHDPCTIMYLLHPEIFESRDYYVDVETKGELTYGQTVVDVWRTTGKRANAKVLLKVDREKFFQIFFEQLRSLEGGR, from the coding sequence TTGAGAGTCATCCTCGACTGTGATCCAGGACACGACGATGCGTTCGCGATATTGCTCGCGGCGGCTTCGAAGCGAATCGAACTGCTCGGAGTCACCACGGTTGTGGGAAACTCCTACCTCGAAAATACGACGATCAACGCCAGAAAGGTGATGGACCTTTTCGATCTGGACGTACCCGTTTTTCCCGGTTGTGCAAGGCCACTGCTCAGAGACGTTGTCATTGCACCGCAGATACATGGCAAATCTGGCCTCGACGGTGCCACGTTGCCTCCGCCCAAGAGGAAAATTGAAAAGATCCACGCCGTCGATTTCATTGCACAGACGCTCCAGAAGTACGAAGACGTCGTACTGGTCCCAACAGGTCCACTCACCAACATCGCCCTCTTCATGTTGAGATACCCGGAGCTCAGAAGCAGGATATCTCTCATCGTGCTGATGGGAGGGGGCATCGCGTTTGGGAACGTCACGCCCGTGGCGGAGTTCAACATCTTTGCCGATCCTGAGGCCGCAAGGATCGTTTTCAGTTCCGGCGTTCCCATAGTGATGGTTCCGCTCGATCTGACCCATCAGGTGATCGCGACCGAAAGAGAGGCCGATGCGCTGCGAGGTCTTGGAGAAAGGTTTCAGATCATGGCCGATCTTTTGATGTTCTTCAAGTCTACCTACAAAAGGGTGTTCAACATCGATGGTGCGATCCTGCACGATCCGTGCACGATCATGTACCTGTTGCATCCTGAGATCTTCGAGTCGCGAGATTACTACGTGGATGTAGAGACGAAAGGCGAACTCACTTACGGACAGACTGTGGTGGACGTGTGGCGAACGACGGGAAAACGTGCGAATGCAAAGGTGTTGTTGAAGGTTGATAGAGAGAAATTCTTCCAGATCTTTTTCGAGCAACTACGTTCGCTGGAAGGAGGTAGGTGA
- a CDS encoding BMP family lipoprotein, whose translation MKRFLVILLVAAVALSFAKPLKVALLINGTLGDKSFFDSAGRGIQMAIKELGIDAKIIECGYQQERWRPYLEDLSDQDYDIIIVGTWQMQEILEEIAPMHPEKKYFIFDTSVDYSKPGLKNVYSILYKQNEGSFLVGALAALITTSGMPKTNPEPIIGFLGGMDIPVINDFLVGYIEGAKYINPNIKVLISYVGSFNDPAKGKELSLAMYRQGADIIFNVAGNTGVGLLEAAKEADRWAIGVDSDQALIYEDIDIEIAKRIVTSMMKNVDISIFRGLKLHLEGKLKYGQAEALGIAEGGVGVADNKYYRELVPEQIRAKIKEIEQKILKGEIKVSTVFGMSQEELNKLRASVRP comes from the coding sequence ATGAAGAGGTTTCTGGTGATCCTTCTGGTGGCCGCTGTCGCGTTGAGCTTCGCCAAACCGTTGAAGGTTGCGCTCCTCATCAACGGTACACTGGGTGACAAGTCTTTCTTCGACTCTGCGGGTAGAGGTATCCAGATGGCGATCAAAGAACTCGGAATCGACGCAAAGATAATCGAATGTGGCTATCAACAGGAACGCTGGAGACCGTATCTGGAAGATCTGTCGGATCAGGATTACGACATAATCATCGTCGGTACCTGGCAGATGCAAGAAATACTTGAAGAAATCGCTCCCATGCATCCTGAGAAAAAGTACTTCATCTTCGACACGAGCGTCGATTACAGCAAGCCAGGACTCAAGAACGTCTACTCTATACTCTACAAGCAGAATGAAGGCTCGTTCCTCGTTGGAGCCCTCGCGGCGCTGATCACCACGTCCGGAATGCCGAAAACCAACCCAGAACCGATCATCGGCTTCCTCGGAGGAATGGACATTCCCGTCATCAACGACTTCCTGGTTGGTTACATCGAAGGTGCGAAGTACATCAATCCGAACATCAAGGTTCTCATTTCCTACGTCGGCAGCTTCAACGATCCAGCGAAAGGTAAAGAACTGAGCCTTGCTATGTACAGGCAGGGCGCCGACATCATCTTCAACGTGGCTGGCAACACCGGAGTTGGTCTGCTCGAAGCCGCGAAGGAAGCGGACAGATGGGCCATAGGTGTCGATTCCGACCAGGCGCTCATCTACGAAGACATAGACATAGAGATCGCGAAAAGAATCGTCACTTCCATGATGAAGAACGTGGACATATCCATCTTCCGCGGTTTGAAACTGCACCTGGAAGGCAAACTCAAATACGGTCAGGCTGAAGCACTCGGGATCGCGGAGGGCGGTGTAGGAGTTGCTGACAACAAGTACTACAGGGAGCTGGTGCCCGAACAGATACGTGCGAAGATAAAAGAGATCGAGCAGAAGATCCTCAAGGGTGAGATCAAGGTCAGTACAGTGTTCGGAATGTCTCAGGAAGAGCTCAACAAACTGAGAGCGAGTGTGAGGCCGTGA
- a CDS encoding nucleoside phosphorylase: MVDPRYHIRVNPEDVGEYVIVVGDRGRVERVAKYFEDARKVGENREYLTYTGYLKGKKVSVMSTGMGAPAMAIGIEELATTNAKVVIRVGTTGAFQKDLKLGDSVIVTGAVRLDGTTAQYIMPEYPAIADYQVINALVRAAEQVKNRYHVGIVASTDSYYGRNFDPERHSHMEKLLAKAGVLAVEMEIGALYVVGRIKGLKTGAVLTVREELSEDGYIQAGPKFEEGLEKSIQIAVKAIEILIEGGVV; the protein is encoded by the coding sequence GTGGTCGATCCGAGGTACCACATAAGGGTGAATCCTGAAGATGTTGGAGAATACGTGATCGTCGTGGGAGACAGAGGAAGGGTCGAACGCGTTGCGAAGTACTTCGAAGATGCACGGAAAGTTGGTGAGAACAGAGAGTATCTCACCTACACGGGTTATCTGAAGGGTAAAAAAGTGAGCGTGATGTCCACAGGTATGGGTGCACCCGCCATGGCGATAGGAATAGAAGAGCTGGCCACGACCAACGCGAAGGTGGTGATACGCGTCGGTACGACCGGAGCTTTTCAGAAAGATCTCAAGCTCGGTGACAGCGTCATCGTCACTGGGGCGGTTCGACTCGACGGCACCACGGCGCAGTACATCATGCCAGAGTATCCTGCGATCGCGGACTATCAGGTGATCAACGCTCTGGTTCGAGCGGCCGAGCAGGTGAAGAACCGCTACCACGTGGGCATCGTGGCTTCGACCGATTCTTATTACGGCAGGAATTTCGATCCCGAAAGACACTCCCACATGGAAAAACTTCTGGCTAAGGCCGGAGTCTTGGCGGTCGAGATGGAGATCGGAGCGCTCTACGTGGTGGGCAGGATAAAGGGATTGAAGACGGGGGCCGTACTCACGGTGAGGGAAGAACTGTCGGAAGATGGTTACATCCAGGCAGGTCCGAAGTTCGAAGAAGGCTTAGAGAAATCGATCCAGATCGCTGTGAAAGCCATTGAAATCCTTATAGAGGGAGGTGTTGTTTGA
- a CDS encoding ABC transporter ATP-binding protein, whose protein sequence is MKAVETINVTKVYPNGVVANRNVNFSVEVGEIHAVVGENGAGKTTLMKILFGMEKPTSGEIRIFGKPVQLNSPHDAIALGVGMVHQHFMLVPSFTVAENIMLGIEPRKGLFSLDFKRMEQTITEYAKKMNFELPIWEKVMDLPVGVKQRVEIMKALIRGAKILILDEPSSVLTPQEVNELFAVLRNLSKQGITIIFITHKLNEVKQIADRITIMREGRVVGTFKNEELTESQIVELMIGRKFEYDISKSEHVVGEPLLVVRNLNYFREDRAHVLKNVSFVLRAGEILAIAGLEGNGQKELVEILTGLRERASGEVLVDGKNVLGLRPWELRRLGISHIPEDRIEVGSALSMSVAENMVSDRYDRPPFSGRIVYRKKNVIEFAQKLIAEYSVKVRSPTTLMRMLSGGNMQKVVVARELTNAPRIVIANQPTHGIDVASSEFIRKKLLQMRDSGKGVLLISTDLQEVLQISDRILVLYKGEIVAHLRNENLNETELGFYMLGTKRQSDEELKELLNV, encoded by the coding sequence ATGAAAGCAGTTGAGACGATCAACGTGACGAAGGTTTATCCAAACGGCGTGGTTGCGAACAGGAATGTGAATTTCTCCGTCGAAGTTGGCGAAATACATGCGGTCGTTGGTGAGAACGGTGCGGGAAAGACAACTCTCATGAAGATACTCTTCGGTATGGAGAAACCGACGAGCGGAGAGATCAGGATCTTCGGGAAACCCGTTCAGCTCAACTCCCCACACGATGCGATCGCGCTCGGTGTTGGGATGGTGCATCAACATTTCATGCTCGTTCCTTCCTTCACGGTCGCAGAAAACATCATGCTCGGCATCGAACCGAGGAAAGGACTTTTTTCACTCGATTTCAAACGAATGGAACAGACCATAACTGAGTACGCCAAGAAGATGAACTTCGAACTTCCCATCTGGGAGAAGGTCATGGACCTTCCTGTGGGTGTGAAACAGAGAGTAGAAATCATGAAAGCGCTGATACGTGGCGCCAAGATACTCATTCTGGACGAGCCATCCTCGGTGCTGACACCACAGGAAGTGAACGAACTCTTCGCCGTGTTGAGAAATCTCTCGAAACAAGGTATCACCATCATCTTCATCACCCACAAGTTGAACGAGGTCAAGCAGATCGCGGACAGGATAACGATCATGCGGGAAGGACGCGTCGTGGGCACGTTCAAAAATGAAGAACTGACAGAGTCTCAGATCGTCGAGTTGATGATCGGTAGGAAGTTCGAATACGATATCAGCAAATCGGAACACGTGGTGGGAGAACCCCTCCTGGTGGTGAGAAATCTCAATTACTTCAGGGAAGACAGGGCACACGTGTTGAAAAACGTTTCCTTCGTTCTCAGGGCCGGTGAGATCTTGGCGATCGCTGGACTCGAAGGGAACGGTCAGAAGGAACTGGTAGAGATCCTCACAGGACTGCGCGAGAGGGCTTCGGGTGAGGTACTCGTCGATGGTAAGAACGTACTCGGGCTCAGGCCGTGGGAACTCCGAAGACTCGGGATTTCGCACATCCCGGAGGACCGAATAGAAGTGGGGAGTGCGCTGAGCATGAGTGTGGCAGAAAATATGGTGTCAGATAGATACGATCGGCCGCCGTTCAGCGGCAGGATCGTTTACAGGAAAAAGAATGTCATCGAATTCGCACAGAAGCTCATCGCGGAATACTCGGTGAAGGTGAGATCCCCCACAACACTCATGAGAATGCTTTCTGGTGGAAACATGCAGAAAGTTGTCGTGGCCAGGGAGCTGACGAACGCACCAAGGATAGTTATAGCCAATCAACCTACACACGGAATAGACGTCGCTTCGAGCGAGTTCATCAGGAAGAAACTGTTGCAGATGAGGGACAGTGGAAAAGGAGTTCTTCTGATTTCAACAGATCTTCAGGAAGTTCTACAGATTTCAGACAGGATACTGGTTTTGTACAAGGGCGAGATCGTTGCCCATCTGCGAAACGAGAACCTCAATGAAACCGAGCTGGGATTCTACATGCTCGGAACGAAACGCCAGAGTGATGAGGAACTGAAGGAGTTGCTGAACGTATGA
- a CDS encoding ABC transporter permease has translation MKKSLAFLEISRMIITILIALLIGYIFLLFSTKNVSEALKWFLYGPLSNQRRFVEFLNSSVPIMLTGLALSLVFQAQVFNIGAEGCLFFGGFGAMLVALKFPQIQLVHLIVTLFAAAVFGAAWAFVPAFLKVRWKASELVSSLMMNYIAYLLVLFLVNNYFRDKAAGALVSYRFPQTAWLATLTRYRLNSGFFIAVSAAILIGFLLYFTKYGYQVRVVGANKKFGFYSGINVGLTVFWVQLLAGALAGLAGGVELAAMYRRFVWQSLPGYGFDGIIVAILARNNPFLVIPSALFIAYLRVGANIMSRMTGLAPEVVVVIQSVMILLITAEALLDRFKKKLIEREAMKNE, from the coding sequence ATGAAGAAATCCCTCGCATTTCTGGAGATATCGAGAATGATCATAACGATCCTCATTGCTCTTTTGATAGGTTACATCTTCCTCCTCTTCAGCACCAAGAACGTGTCTGAGGCGCTCAAATGGTTTCTCTACGGGCCATTGTCCAACCAGAGAAGGTTTGTGGAGTTCCTGAACAGCTCGGTTCCCATCATGCTGACGGGTCTGGCGCTCTCTCTCGTTTTCCAGGCCCAGGTTTTCAACATCGGTGCGGAAGGATGTCTGTTCTTCGGTGGTTTCGGTGCGATGCTCGTAGCGTTGAAGTTTCCCCAGATCCAGTTGGTGCATTTGATCGTCACACTCTTTGCAGCGGCGGTGTTCGGTGCCGCCTGGGCTTTCGTCCCGGCGTTCCTGAAGGTCAGATGGAAGGCGAGCGAACTCGTTTCTTCGTTGATGATGAACTACATCGCCTATTTGCTCGTTCTGTTCCTGGTCAACAACTATTTCAGGGATAAGGCAGCGGGTGCCCTGGTTTCGTACCGCTTCCCCCAAACCGCGTGGCTCGCCACGCTGACGCGTTACAGACTGAACAGCGGGTTCTTCATAGCCGTTTCTGCAGCCATTCTGATAGGCTTTCTGCTGTACTTCACCAAGTACGGCTATCAGGTACGCGTGGTCGGCGCAAACAAGAAGTTCGGTTTTTACAGCGGTATCAACGTGGGTCTTACGGTGTTCTGGGTGCAGTTGCTCGCAGGTGCGCTGGCAGGGCTCGCGGGCGGTGTAGAGCTCGCCGCCATGTATCGAAGGTTCGTCTGGCAGTCTTTGCCAGGTTACGGTTTCGATGGGATAATCGTGGCCATTCTGGCGAGGAACAATCCTTTTCTGGTCATACCGAGCGCACTGTTCATAGCCTATCTGAGAGTCGGAGCGAACATCATGAGCAGGATGACGGGACTCGCACCTGAAGTTGTCGTGGTGATACAGAGTGTCATGATCTTGCTCATAACTGCCGAGGCTCTACTCGACAGATTCAAGAAGAAACTGATCGAGAGAGAGGCGATGAAGAATGAGTAA
- the galT gene encoding galactose-1-phosphate uridylyltransferase — protein sequence MLELRYNPLTDEWIIVSAETQKRPVQPSQQSCPICVGGVELPEEYDLVTFENRFPALKRNPPEVFAESEIFQKKPSFGVCEVVVYTSNHDVALPGMPLKQIEKLIEMWVDRTIELFSHDFVEYVFIFENRGKEVGASLSHPHGQIYAFPFLPKRIEAKIEAFSKWHSTRGSCPICDVVRQEIELRERVVFETDSFVSLVPFYARFPFEVHVYPKRHVTGLPELTVEERKELAKHLKIITAKYDALYQQEFPYMMMFFQAPLKRLDADLFHLHVEFNPPKRDRDKIKWMASVETGTWAFINPMIPEQAAEMLRRAEVSEL from the coding sequence ATGCTCGAGCTCAGATACAACCCGCTCACGGATGAATGGATCATCGTTTCTGCCGAGACACAGAAAAGACCTGTGCAGCCTTCACAGCAGAGCTGTCCCATATGCGTCGGTGGTGTTGAATTGCCAGAGGAGTACGATCTCGTGACCTTTGAAAACAGATTTCCTGCGTTGAAGAGGAATCCGCCCGAGGTTTTCGCGGAGTCTGAGATTTTTCAGAAAAAGCCTTCATTCGGTGTTTGTGAAGTGGTCGTGTACACTTCCAACCACGACGTGGCCCTTCCAGGAATGCCTTTGAAACAAATAGAGAAACTCATAGAGATGTGGGTGGACAGAACGATCGAGCTGTTCTCTCACGACTTCGTGGAGTACGTGTTCATATTCGAGAACAGGGGAAAGGAAGTCGGAGCGAGCTTGTCTCACCCGCACGGACAGATCTACGCGTTCCCGTTCCTGCCGAAGAGGATCGAAGCCAAGATCGAAGCGTTCTCAAAATGGCACAGCACGAGAGGTTCGTGCCCTATCTGCGATGTCGTTCGTCAAGAGATAGAACTCAGAGAGCGTGTCGTGTTCGAAACTGACAGTTTCGTATCGCTCGTACCGTTTTATGCGCGCTTTCCCTTCGAGGTGCACGTCTACCCGAAGAGGCACGTTACGGGTTTGCCCGAATTGACCGTTGAAGAAAGAAAAGAGCTGGCGAAGCATCTCAAAATCATCACCGCGAAGTACGATGCCCTGTATCAGCAGGAATTTCCATACATGATGATGTTCTTCCAGGCACCTTTGAAGAGGCTGGATGCGGACTTGTTCCATCTGCACGTGGAGTTCAATCCGCCCAAGAGGGACAGGGACAAGATCAAGTGGATGGCCAGTGTCGAGACCGGTACATGGGCGTTCATAAATCCCATGATCCCGGAGCAAGCTGCGGAGATGCTCAGACGGGCAGAGGTGAGCGAACTGTGA